In Camelina sativa cultivar DH55 chromosome 16, Cs, whole genome shotgun sequence, a single window of DNA contains:
- the LOC104750532 gene encoding probable methyltransferase At1g27930 isoform X2: MTQDKSKSGKQTLLERPWFLAVALAGLLGGALLITSFIRATDNTLSLCSTAKNTAASIAEYTATPIQLQSIVHYATSHTVPQQSFEEISISLNVLKERLPCNFLVFGLGRDSLMWASLNPGGNTVFLEEDPEWIEAVLKDAPSLRAHHVQYRTHLSQAGSLLSYYKNEPMCLPANAFPIRYNQKCPLALTSLPDEFYDTEWDLIMVDAPKGYFPLAPGRMAAIFSSAVMARNRKGAGTTHVFLHDVDRKVEKAFANEFLCEKYKTTSAGRLWHFEIPNAANMSDQPGDRFC, from the coding sequence atgaCTCAAGACAAGTCCAAAAGTGGAAAGCAAACGCTTCTAGAGCGACCATGGTTCCTCGCGGTTGCTCTAGCTGGTCTATTAGGTGGTGCACTCCTCATCACAAGCTTCATCCGAGCTACGGACAACACTTTGTCACTCTGTTCCACAGCTAAAAACACGGCTGCATCCATAGCCGAATACAcagccaccccaatccaactcCAATCCATCGTCCACTACGCCACCTCACACACCGTCCCACAACAATCCTTCGAAGAGATCTCGATCTCGTTAAACGTCCTAAAGGAGCGTCTCCCTTGCAATTTCTTAGTTTTTGGCCTTGGCCGTGACTCCCTCATGTGGGCATCCCTTAATCCAGGTGGCAACACCGTGTTCTTGGAGGAAGATCCTGAGTGGATAGAGGCCGTCCTCAAGGATGCACCGTCACTCAGAGCCCACCATGTTCAGTACCGTACCCATCTTTCTCAAGCCGGGAGCCTACTCTCGTACTACAAGAACGAACCCATGTGTTTACCGGCTAATGCTTTCCCGATCCGCTACAACCAAAAGTGTCCGTTGGCGTTGACCTCACTTCCTGATGAGTTCTATGATACCGAGTGGGATCTGATCATGGTGGACGCACCAAAAGGGTACTTCCCACTAGCGCCAGGAAGGATGGCAGCTATATTTTCCTCAGCTGTCATGGCACGTAACCGGAAAGGAGCTGGCACCACACACGTCTTCCTTCATGACGTTGACCGCAAAGTGGAGAAGGCTTTCGCCAATGAGTTCCTTTGCGAGAAGTATAAAACAACCTCCGCGGGTAGACTCTGGCACTTCGAG
- the LOC104750532 gene encoding probable methyltransferase At1g27930 isoform X1, producing MTQDKSKSGKQTLLERPWFLAVALAGLLGGALLITSFIRATDNTLSLCSTAKNTAASIAEYTATPIQLQSIVHYATSHTVPQQSFEEISISLNVLKERLPCNFLVFGLGRDSLMWASLNPGGNTVFLEEDPEWIEAVLKDAPSLRAHHVQYRTHLSQAGSLLSYYKNEPMCLPANAFPIRYNQKCPLALTSLPDEFYDTEWDLIMVDAPKGYFPLAPGRMAAIFSSAVMARNRKGAGTTHVFLHDVDRKVEKAFANEFLCEKYKTTSAGRLWHFEIPNAANMSDQPGDRFC from the coding sequence atgaCTCAAGACAAGTCCAAAAGTGGAAAGCAAACGCTTCTAGAGCGACCATGGTTCCTCGCGGTTGCTCTAGCTGGTCTATTAGGTGGTGCACTCCTCATCACAAGCTTCATCCGAGCTACGGACAACACTTTGTCACTCTGTTCCACAGCTAAAAACACGGCTGCATCCATAGCCGAATACAcagccaccccaatccaactcCAATCCATCGTCCACTACGCCACCTCACACACCGTCCCACAACAATCCTTCGAAGAGATCTCGATCTCGTTAAACGTCCTAAAGGAGCGTCTCCCTTGCAATTTCTTAGTTTTTGGCCTTGGCCGTGACTCCCTCATGTGGGCATCCCTTAATCCAGGTGGCAACACCGTGTTCTTGGAGGAAGATCCTGAGTGGATAGAGGCCGTCCTCAAGGATGCACCGTCACTCAGAGCCCACCATGTTCAGTACCGTACCCATCTTTCTCAAGCCGGGAGCCTACTCTCGTACTACAAGAACGAACCCATGTGTTTACCGGCTAATGCTTTCCCGATCCGCTACAACCAAAAGTGTCCGTTGGCGTTGACCTCACTTCCTGATGAGTTCTATGATACCGAGTGGGATCTGATCATGGTGGACGCACCAAAAGGGTACTTCCCACTAGCGCCAGGAAGGATGGCAGCTATATTTTCCTCAGCTGTCATGGCACGTAACCGGAAAGGAGCTGGCACCACACACGTCTTCCTTCATGACGTTGACCGCAAAGTGGAGAAGGCTTTCGCCAATGAGTTCCTTTGCGAGAAGTATAAAACAACCTCCGCGGGTAGACTCTGGCACTTCGAGATACCCAATGCTGCTAACATGAGCGACCAGCCAGGTGACCGGTTTTGCTAA